A stretch of Pseudomonas taetrolens DNA encodes these proteins:
- a CDS encoding PepSY-associated TM helix domain-containing protein: MSKKSRSKLWFLVHSWLTLPIWFFVLIVCVTGTLAVVSQEIVWLATPEARASQPSDDAPLLSYEQVLRAIHQAEPALAVQSISRPDESHFALVADVVYPDGRSPSLYINPYTGAIQGESPSFDFKAFTRALHGWWLVPFTNGYSWGWYLVSFLGLPLLGSLITGLVVYKKFWKGFFKPNLRFNHGARIFWGDFHRLCGIWSIWFIAVISITGLWFLIQAFMFDNQISISTAGNPPVVARQDVPITPDGSPAPKISLDQAVNIAAENIPGLDASFVSLPSNAYGHIEVGGPGWYPLLFQTADINPYNGAIEGSRMIADRSGLELVTESMRPLHTGDFGGLWVKLIWFFFGLVLSMMVLSGLLIWTKRTALATAHALKRSHAPTRTAAGTRVASARHEQASEANV; the protein is encoded by the coding sequence ATGTCCAAAAAGTCCCGTTCAAAACTCTGGTTTCTGGTCCACAGCTGGCTCACGTTGCCGATCTGGTTCTTTGTCCTGATTGTCTGTGTCACCGGTACGCTGGCGGTGGTCAGCCAGGAGATTGTGTGGCTGGCCACCCCTGAAGCCCGTGCCAGTCAACCGTCGGATGATGCGCCGCTGCTGTCCTATGAGCAGGTGTTGCGCGCGATTCATCAGGCCGAACCTGCCCTGGCGGTGCAGTCGATCAGTCGCCCGGATGAGTCGCATTTTGCCTTGGTGGCCGATGTGGTGTATCCGGACGGACGTTCGCCGTCGCTGTATATCAACCCGTACACCGGGGCGATTCAGGGTGAGAGCCCGAGCTTTGATTTCAAAGCATTTACTCGCGCCCTGCATGGTTGGTGGCTGGTGCCGTTCACCAACGGTTACAGCTGGGGCTGGTACCTGGTGTCGTTCCTCGGCCTGCCGCTGCTGGGGTCATTGATTACCGGGCTGGTGGTGTACAAAAAATTCTGGAAAGGCTTCTTCAAACCCAATCTGCGTTTTAACCACGGTGCACGCATTTTCTGGGGTGATTTTCATCGCCTGTGCGGCATTTGGTCGATCTGGTTTATCGCGGTGATTTCCATCACCGGCCTGTGGTTTTTGATTCAGGCCTTTATGTTCGATAACCAGATTTCGATTTCGACCGCCGGCAATCCACCGGTGGTGGCGCGTCAGGATGTGCCTATTACCCCGGACGGCAGCCCCGCGCCGAAGATCAGCCTGGATCAGGCGGTAAACATTGCCGCCGAGAATATTCCCGGCCTGGACGCCAGTTTCGTCAGCCTGCCCAGCAATGCCTACGGCCATATCGAAGTCGGTGGCCCGGGCTGGTACCCGCTGCTGTTCCAGACCGCCGACATCAACCCGTACAACGGCGCGATTGAAGGCTCACGGATGATTGCCGACCGCTCCGGCCTGGAGTTGGTCACCGAATCCATGCGTCCACTGCACACCGGTGATTTCGGCGGGTTGTGGGTCAAGCTGATCTGGTTCTTTTTCGGGCTGGTCCTGAGCATGATGGTCCTCAGCGGCCTGCTGATCTGGACCAAGCGCACCGCGCTGGCCACCGCCCATGCGCTCAAACGCAGTCATGCCCCGACCCGCACGGCAGCTGGAACCCGGGTCGCCAGCGCCCGTCACGAACAGGCTTCGGAGGCCAATGTATGA
- a CDS encoding tetratricopeptide repeat protein produces MAKPAPFVCVHEKDHLPALDPLADSWYREAAALAKPGTRRPWARIVELYGKAVERDHWKAMHNLAALYRTGWPGSIEQDRQKSLDLYQRMIDLGVPQGFYNMAAMIDNKAGVKNPATDGLTFLDKAARMGNPAALTELGKLYIYYGKKEDLGLQYTRCAAEQGYGLANYELALYYEILKSNYPIALQHYQVALSQGHLGSAMFMESVFDAKTLPHQAMWYTPDEEQKKHYQKLYIQLEDNSDIRFPTLMKDHPLPPHPTQGYDAERPDWKPEQGGESITP; encoded by the coding sequence ATGGCCAAACCTGCGCCCTTTGTCTGCGTCCACGAAAAAGATCACCTGCCTGCGCTCGACCCGCTCGCCGACAGCTGGTACCGGGAGGCTGCGGCCCTGGCCAAACCCGGCACCCGACGGCCCTGGGCGCGCATCGTCGAGCTCTATGGCAAAGCCGTCGAGCGCGATCACTGGAAAGCCATGCACAACCTCGCGGCGCTGTACCGCACGGGGTGGCCGGGAAGCATCGAGCAGGACAGGCAAAAGTCTCTCGACCTGTATCAACGCATGATCGATCTGGGCGTTCCCCAGGGCTTCTACAACATGGCCGCCATGATCGATAACAAGGCCGGGGTCAAAAACCCGGCAACGGATGGCCTGACGTTCCTCGACAAGGCGGCGCGCATGGGAAATCCAGCAGCCCTGACCGAACTGGGCAAGTTATATATCTACTACGGAAAAAAAGAGGATCTCGGGTTGCAGTACACACGCTGTGCCGCCGAACAGGGCTATGGTTTAGCAAATTATGAATTGGCCCTTTATTACGAAATACTAAAGAGCAACTATCCAATCGCGCTGCAGCATTACCAAGTTGCACTTTCGCAAGGGCATCTAGGCTCGGCAATGTTCATGGAAAGTGTCTTTGATGCAAAAACCCTTCCCCACCAAGCGATGTGGTACACCCCTGACGAAGAGCAGAAAAAACACTATCAAAAGTTATATATACAGCTTGAAGATAACTCAGACATACGCTTCCCCACCCTAATGAAAGACCATCCCCTTCCACCTCACCCGACCCAGGGCTATGACGCAGAGAGACCGGACTGGAAGCCCGAGCAAGGGGGTGAATCGATTACGCCATGA
- a CDS encoding tetratricopeptide repeat protein codes for MHIIQRCALMLFLTVGTTAMAEPAPFVCVHEKDHLPALDPLADSWYREAAALAKPGTRRPWARIVELYGKAVERNHWKAMHNLAALYRTGWPGSIEQDRQKSLDLYQRMIDLGVPQGFYNMAAMIGNKAGVKNPATDGLTFLDKAARMGNPAALTELGKLYIYYGKKEDLGLQYTRCAAEQGYGQANYELALYYEILKSNYPIALQHYQVALSQGHSSSALVMKYAFSSSSKPNSRMWYAPDDSLYEVYAEYYSQLRNDPDIRFPTLMKDHPLPPHPTQGYDAERPDWKPEHARP; via the coding sequence ATGCACATCATTCAGCGTTGCGCCCTGATGCTTTTCTTAACCGTGGGCACAACGGCCATGGCCGAACCTGCACCCTTTGTCTGCGTCCACGAAAAAGACCACCTGCCTGCGCTCGACCCGCTCGCCGACAGCTGGTACCGGGAGGCTGCGGCCCTGGCCAAACCCGGCACCCGACGGCCCTGGGCGCGCATCGTCGAGCTCTATGGCAAAGCCGTCGAGCGCAATCACTGGAAAGCCATGCACAACCTCGCGGCGCTGTACCGCACGGGGTGGCCGGGAAGCATCGAGCAGGACAGGCAAAAGTCTCTCGATCTGTATCAACGCATGATCGATCTGGGCGTTCCCCAGGGCTTCTACAACATGGCCGCCATGATCGGTAACAAGGCCGGGGTCAAAAACCCGGCAACGGATGGCCTGACGTTCCTCGACAAGGCGGCGCGCATGGGAAATCCAGCAGCCCTGACCGAACTGGGCAAGTTATATATCTACTACGGAAAAAAAGAGGATCTCGGGTTGCAGTACACACGTTGTGCCGCCGAACAGGGTTACGGACAGGCGAACTACGAATTGGCCCTTTATTACGAAATACTAAAGAGTAACTATCCAATCGCGTTGCAGCATTACCAAGTTGCACTTTCGCAAGGCCATTCGAGTTCTGCACTGGTAATGAAGTATGCATTCTCCAGCAGCTCAAAACCTAATTCAAGGATGTGGTACGCGCCAGATGATTCTTTATATGAGGTTTACGCGGAGTATTATTCACAACTAAGAAATGACCCTGACATACGCTTCCCCACCCTGATGAAAGACCATCCCCTTCCACCTCACCCGACCCAGGGCTATGACGCAGAAAGACCGGACTGGAAGCCCGAGCACGCCAGGCCATGA
- a CDS encoding tetratricopeptide repeat protein, whose amino-acid sequence MAEPAPFVCVHEKDHLPALDPLADSWYREAAALAKPGTRRPWARIVELYGKAVERDHWKAMHNLAALYRTGWPGSIEQDRQKSLDLYQRMIDLGVPQGFYNMAAMIGNKAGVKNPATDGLTFLDKAARMGNPAALTELGKLYIYYGKKEDLGLQYTRCAAEQGYGLANHELALYYEILKGNFPLALQHYQIAFSQGHRPAAFLMMRVFDKETPRHTAMWYTPDENLTALYTDLRTQLVNDSDIRFPTLMKDHPLPPHPTQGYDAERPDWKPEHARP is encoded by the coding sequence ATGGCCGAACCTGCGCCCTTTGTCTGCGTCCACGAAAAAGACCACCTGCCTGCGCTCGACCCGCTCGCCGACAGCTGGTACCGGGAGGCTGCGGCCCTGGCCAAACCTGGCACCCGACGGCCCTGGGCGCGCATCGTCGAGCTCTATGGCAAAGCCGTCGAGCGCGATCACTGGAAAGCCATGCACAACCTCGCGGCGCTGTACCGCACGGGGTGGCCGGGAAGCATCGAGCAGGACAGGCAAAAGTCTCTCGACCTGTATCAACGCATGATCGATCTGGGCGTTCCCCAGGGCTTCTACAACATGGCCGCCATGATCGGTAACAAGGCCGGGGTCAAAAACCCGGCAACAGATGGCCTGACGTTCCTCGACAAGGCGGCGCGCATGGGAAATCCAGCAGCCCTGACCGAACTGGGCAAGTTATATATCTACTACGGAAAAAAAGAGGATCTCGGGTTGCAGTACACACGTTGTGCCGCCGAACAGGGCTATGGGCTAGCAAACCATGAACTGGCCCTTTATTACGAAATACTCAAAGGCAACTTTCCTCTTGCATTGCAGCATTACCAAATCGCGTTTTCACAAGGACATCGCCCCGCCGCTTTTCTAATGATGCGCGTGTTCGATAAGGAAACCCCTCGACATACCGCCATGTGGTACACCCCAGATGAAAATCTCACAGCACTGTATACCGACTTACGTACTCAACTTGTAAACGATTCTGACATACGCTTCCCCACTCTAATGAAAGACCATCCCCTTCCACCTCACCCGACCCAGGGCTATGACGCAGAAAGACCGGACTGGAAGCCCGAGCACGCCAGGCCATGA